The proteins below come from a single Nocardiopsis gilva YIM 90087 genomic window:
- a CDS encoding amino acid ABC transporter permease — MTEQAPLSPGTPGAAPPTPIKAVPVRHPGRWVAAAVIVVLVAMFVHMLLTNEAFQWEFMFSNMFIPPVLIGVRTTLLLTVLSMIIGVFLGIVLALMRLSGNPVLAGVAWTYTWFFRAVPRLVLAVLFGNLGILYATVSFGLPFDMYWLPLLGLDGYSTAIFSIDARTFLSGFMAGLLALALSEGAYMAEIVRAGLQSVDKGQTEAAQALGMRHFQVMRRITLPQALRVIVPPTGNETVAMLKDTALVAFVPVTTELFFQLQNIGARTFQAFPMLVAACIWYLAITSLFMIGQYFLERSFTKGDRQAQAELKAIETKAGN, encoded by the coding sequence GTGACAGAACAAGCCCCCCTGTCCCCGGGCACGCCGGGTGCCGCCCCACCCACCCCGATCAAGGCCGTGCCGGTTCGGCACCCCGGGCGGTGGGTGGCGGCCGCCGTCATCGTGGTTCTGGTCGCCATGTTCGTGCACATGCTGCTCACGAACGAGGCGTTCCAGTGGGAGTTCATGTTCTCCAACATGTTCATCCCACCCGTGCTGATCGGCGTGCGGACCACCCTCCTCCTGACGGTCCTGTCAATGATCATCGGCGTCTTCCTGGGCATCGTGCTGGCCCTGATGCGCCTGTCGGGCAACCCCGTGCTGGCCGGGGTCGCCTGGACCTACACCTGGTTCTTCCGAGCGGTTCCGCGACTGGTGCTGGCGGTACTCTTCGGCAATCTCGGGATCCTGTACGCGACCGTGTCGTTCGGACTACCGTTCGACATGTACTGGCTGCCGCTGCTGGGGCTGGACGGCTACAGCACGGCGATCTTCAGCATCGACGCGCGCACGTTCCTCAGCGGGTTCATGGCCGGTCTGCTCGCCCTGGCACTGTCCGAGGGCGCCTACATGGCCGAGATCGTGCGCGCGGGGCTGCAGTCCGTGGACAAGGGCCAGACCGAGGCCGCCCAGGCGCTGGGCATGCGCCACTTCCAGGTGATGCGGCGGATCACGCTGCCGCAGGCGCTGCGGGTCATCGTCCCGCCGACGGGCAACGAGACCGTGGCGATGCTGAAGGACACCGCGCTGGTCGCCTTCGTCCCGGTGACCACCGAGCTGTTCTTCCAGCTGCAGAACATCGGGGCGCGCACCTTCCAGGCGTTCCCGATGCTCGTTGCGGCGTGCATCTGGTACCTGGCGATCACGAGCCTGTTCATGATCGGCCAGTACTTCCTGGAGCGCTCGTTCACCAAGGGCGACCGGCAGGCCCAGGCCGAACTGAAGGCGATCGAGACCAAGGCGGGGAATTGA
- a CDS encoding RNA polymerase sigma factor SigF — protein MPDRARARELFERLSELPEDSPERQRIRDELVELHLPLVEYLARRFRNRGEWLDDLTQVATIGLIKSIDRFDLDRGVEFSTYATPTIVGEIKRHFRDKGWAVRVPRRLQELKLSLTKAVSDLSQREGRAPTVHELAEHLQMSEEEVLEGLESANAYSTVSLDAPDSGDEDAPAVADSLGIVDDSLEGVEYRESLKPLLEQLPPREKRILLLRFFGNMTQSQIAQELGISQMHVSRLLARTLAQLRQALTTDD, from the coding sequence GTGCCGGACCGTGCCCGCGCACGAGAGTTGTTCGAGCGCCTGAGCGAGCTTCCCGAGGACTCTCCAGAGCGGCAGCGCATCCGCGACGAGCTTGTGGAGCTGCACCTGCCCCTCGTGGAGTACCTCGCGCGGCGCTTCCGCAACCGCGGGGAGTGGCTCGACGACCTCACCCAGGTGGCCACGATCGGCCTGATCAAGTCGATCGACCGGTTCGACCTGGACCGCGGCGTGGAGTTCTCGACCTATGCGACGCCCACCATCGTCGGGGAGATCAAGCGGCACTTCCGCGACAAGGGGTGGGCGGTCCGCGTCCCGCGTCGGCTGCAGGAGCTGAAGCTGTCGCTGACCAAGGCGGTCAGCGACCTGTCCCAGCGCGAGGGCCGTGCGCCCACGGTGCACGAACTGGCCGAACACCTGCAGATGTCCGAGGAAGAGGTGCTGGAGGGCCTGGAGTCCGCCAACGCCTACTCCACCGTGTCGCTGGACGCTCCCGACAGCGGTGACGAGGACGCCCCGGCCGTGGCCGACTCGCTGGGCATCGTCGACGACTCGCTGGAGGGCGTCGAGTACCGCGAATCGCTCAAGCCGTTGCTGGAGCAGCTTCCGCCACGCGAGAAGCGCATCCTGCTACTGCGCTTCTTCGGCAACATGACCCAGTCACAGATCGCCCAGGAACTGGGGATTTCGCAGATGCACGTCTCCCGGCTGCTGGCGCGCACGCTGGCCCAGCTCCGACAGGCACTCACCACCGACGACTGA
- a CDS encoding amino acid ABC transporter ATP-binding protein — protein sequence MVVAESVHKHFGRLHVLRGIDLEVRRGEVMCVVGPSGSGKSTFLRCINHLEKIDGGRLWVDGQLMGYRQKGGKLYELHDAQVAAQRRGIGMVFQNFNLFPHMSVLGNIMEAPVQVNREKRAVARDKAMRLLERVGLAEKAPSYPRQLSGGQQQRVAIARALAMEPDLMLFDEPTSALDPELVGEVLAVMKDLAEDGMTMVVVTHEMGFAREVGDSLVFMDDGVVVESGPPREVLANPREERTQAFLSRVL from the coding sequence ATGGTCGTCGCCGAGAGCGTGCACAAGCACTTCGGGCGCCTGCACGTGCTGCGCGGCATCGATCTGGAGGTGCGGCGCGGCGAGGTGATGTGCGTGGTCGGCCCCTCGGGTTCGGGCAAGTCCACCTTCCTGCGCTGCATCAACCACCTGGAGAAGATCGACGGCGGTCGGCTGTGGGTGGACGGTCAGCTCATGGGCTACCGGCAGAAGGGCGGGAAGCTCTACGAGCTGCACGACGCGCAGGTCGCGGCACAGCGGCGCGGCATCGGCATGGTGTTCCAGAACTTCAACCTGTTCCCGCACATGTCGGTGCTGGGCAACATCATGGAAGCACCGGTCCAGGTGAACCGCGAGAAGAGGGCCGTGGCGCGGGACAAGGCGATGCGGCTGCTGGAACGGGTGGGCCTGGCCGAAAAGGCCCCCTCCTACCCGCGGCAGCTGTCCGGCGGGCAGCAGCAGCGGGTGGCCATCGCCCGTGCCCTGGCCATGGAGCCCGACCTCATGCTCTTCGACGAACCCACCAGCGCGCTGGACCCGGAGCTGGTGGGCGAGGTGCTCGCGGTCATGAAGGATCTCGCCGAGGACGGCATGACCATGGTCGTGGTGACCCACGAGATGGGCTTCGCCCGCGAGGTGGGCGACTCCCTGGTCTTCATGGACGACGGCGTCGTCGTGGAGTCCGGCCCCCCGCGCGAGGTGCTGGCCAACCCCCGGGAGGAGCGCACCCAGGCGTTCCTGTCGCGGGTGCTGTAA
- a CDS encoding sensor histidine kinase — translation MPHLSDLIRRYTALKTADLEWFHSLVSDWQLLADLSFADLVLWVRLRDDNGWVAVSQMRPTTGPTAFQDDLVETVLRDDMTEIADENVQSRLVGRKALIDRAWDEGRICREGDPDWSGGVPVREETIPVRREGKLIAVIQRSTNLSSARTPSRLELTYLQSAGDLAQMISEGEFPFSDQGPLMVRSPRVGDGLLRLDQDGEVVYASPNALSAYRRLGLTADLVGARLDRTTLDLASAAGGDPRDESLTWTAGGRVPQEAEVEARGSTVQLRSIPLVTGGVRAGALVMVRDVTELRRRERELMTKDATIREIHHRVKNNLQTVAALLRLQSRRLNIPEGRAALDEAVRRVGSIAIVHEMLSHTPDEVVDFDDIADRVIEMAAEVSSTGATVHPRRVGNFGLLSALVATPLSMVLAELVQNAVEHGLKQEQGSIEVRVRRDDPTGAEDHPGRLFIEVIDDGGGLPVDFDVDGTTNLGLQIVRTLIIGELGGSLEIKPRESGGTRVAIEMPLESEVQPYRWDH, via the coding sequence GTGCCTCACCTCAGTGATCTCATCAGGCGCTACACGGCGCTCAAGACGGCGGACCTCGAATGGTTTCACTCGCTGGTCTCCGACTGGCAGCTGCTGGCCGACCTCTCCTTCGCTGACCTCGTACTTTGGGTCCGGCTGCGGGACGACAACGGCTGGGTCGCCGTCTCCCAGATGCGACCGACCACTGGTCCAACCGCGTTCCAGGACGATCTCGTGGAGACCGTGCTGCGCGACGACATGACGGAGATCGCGGACGAGAACGTCCAGTCCCGGCTGGTCGGCCGGAAAGCGCTGATCGACCGGGCCTGGGACGAGGGCCGGATCTGTCGCGAGGGCGATCCCGACTGGTCAGGCGGGGTTCCGGTGCGCGAGGAGACCATTCCGGTCCGCCGCGAGGGGAAGCTCATCGCGGTGATCCAGCGCAGCACCAACCTCAGCTCCGCGCGCACACCCAGCCGTCTGGAGCTCACTTACCTGCAGAGCGCGGGTGACCTGGCGCAGATGATCTCCGAGGGGGAATTCCCGTTCAGCGACCAGGGGCCGCTGATGGTGCGCTCACCCCGCGTCGGCGACGGCCTGCTCCGCCTCGACCAGGACGGCGAAGTGGTCTACGCCAGTCCCAACGCGCTCTCGGCCTATCGGCGACTCGGTCTGACGGCCGACCTCGTGGGCGCGCGATTGGACCGCACCACGCTGGACCTGGCCTCGGCGGCCGGGGGAGACCCCCGGGACGAGTCGCTGACCTGGACCGCCGGTGGCCGCGTCCCGCAGGAGGCCGAGGTGGAGGCGCGCGGATCCACGGTCCAGCTGCGCTCTATTCCGCTGGTAACCGGCGGCGTTCGGGCCGGCGCGCTGGTCATGGTCCGCGATGTCACCGAGCTGCGCCGACGCGAGCGCGAGCTGATGACCAAAGACGCCACGATCCGTGAGATTCATCACAGGGTGAAGAACAACCTGCAGACGGTGGCCGCGCTGCTGCGTCTGCAGTCCCGGCGGCTGAACATCCCCGAGGGACGCGCCGCCCTGGACGAGGCCGTGCGCAGGGTCGGATCGATCGCCATCGTGCACGAGATGCTCTCACACACCCCCGACGAGGTCGTGGACTTCGACGACATCGCCGACCGGGTGATCGAGATGGCGGCGGAGGTCTCCTCCACCGGCGCCACGGTGCACCCCCGCCGTGTCGGCAACTTCGGGCTGCTCTCCGCGCTCGTCGCGACCCCGCTGTCGATGGTCCTGGCCGAGCTGGTGCAGAACGCGGTCGAGCACGGGCTGAAGCAGGAGCAGGGCAGCATCGAGGTCCGGGTGCGCCGCGACGACCCCACCGGAGCCGAGGACCACCCCGGACGGCTGTTCATCGAGGTCATCGATGACGGGGGCGGGCTCCCCGTCGACTTCGACGTCGACGGCACGACCAACCTCGGACTGCAGATCGTGCGAACCCTCATCATCGGGGAGCTCGGCGGCAGCCTGGAGATCAAGCCGCGGGAGAGCGGCGGGACCCGGGTCGCGATCGAGATGCCGCTGGAGAGCGAGGTGCAGCCCTACCGCTGGGACCACTGA
- a CDS encoding diacylglycerol/lipid kinase family protein, translated as MRALFIVNPQATTTTPRSRDVIVGAIARDVDLRVAVTEYRDHARELARDAAADGYELVISLGGDGTVNEVVNGLLSTPSELTRPSYAALPGGSANVFIRALGLPTDPVEATGAVLEGLRSGRNRTVGLGRITSDEDDRYFTFCAGFGWDADVVREVERQRRAGRRASPALYISIATKLFMQGTIRDPGLTVEVPGHDPVSDLYFALVTNTTPWTYAGSVPVQPTPRSRFELGLDAFALTQLHTVRVARLLRRMMSHKGLKPYGRGYVTWHDQPSMTISARRPRAFQIDGEYLGMRKRVNFQSIPKALRMIG; from the coding sequence GTGCGTGCCCTCTTCATCGTGAACCCCCAGGCGACCACGACCACCCCCCGATCCCGCGATGTCATCGTCGGCGCCATCGCCCGCGATGTCGATCTGCGCGTCGCGGTGACCGAGTACCGCGATCATGCCCGCGAGCTGGCCCGCGACGCGGCGGCCGACGGCTATGAGCTGGTGATCAGCCTCGGCGGCGACGGCACAGTCAACGAGGTGGTCAACGGACTGCTGTCGACGCCGTCGGAGCTGACCCGGCCGAGCTACGCCGCGCTGCCCGGCGGCAGCGCAAACGTGTTCATCCGCGCGCTGGGCCTGCCGACCGACCCGGTCGAGGCCACCGGCGCGGTGCTGGAGGGGTTGCGCTCCGGCCGCAACCGCACGGTGGGGCTCGGACGGATCACCAGCGACGAGGACGACCGCTACTTCACGTTCTGCGCCGGGTTCGGGTGGGACGCCGATGTGGTGCGCGAGGTCGAGCGGCAGCGCCGGGCCGGGCGGCGCGCCTCCCCCGCGCTGTACATCTCGATCGCGACGAAGCTCTTCATGCAGGGCACCATCCGCGATCCCGGGCTCACCGTGGAGGTTCCCGGACACGACCCCGTGAGCGATCTGTACTTCGCGCTCGTCACGAACACGACCCCGTGGACGTATGCCGGGTCCGTCCCCGTCCAGCCGACACCGCGCTCGCGCTTCGAACTCGGCCTGGACGCGTTCGCCCTGACCCAGCTGCACACGGTCCGAGTGGCGCGGCTGTTGCGTCGCATGATGTCGCACAAGGGGCTGAAACCCTATGGCCGCGGATACGTCACATGGCACGACCAACCGTCGATGACCATCAGCGCGCGACGGCCGCGCGCCTTTCAGATTGACGGCGAATACCTCGGAATGCGGAAACGGGTCAACTTCCAGTCGATACCGAAGGCATTACGAATGATCGGCTAA
- a CDS encoding DUF4352 domain-containing protein — MAQPYMPQSPQPRKHNPWLLGCLGCGGATAVLLVLGVGCMAVVGTSSTDAPSKDGSAAESQDGTAESKLEGKGSAATDALTVGDTGTVDDWKITVTGIDTTDTYGPEYLEEEAQGEFKVVGLEVENVGDEATLFDASALKLEDADGKKYSSQTTIGENDLFLKQINPGNKASGEAVVDVPKGTEITQVVIEDVWSFADPIVFKVEE, encoded by the coding sequence ATGGCGCAGCCGTACATGCCCCAGTCCCCTCAGCCCAGGAAGCACAATCCGTGGCTACTTGGCTGTCTCGGCTGCGGCGGCGCAACCGCCGTGCTCCTTGTACTCGGTGTCGGCTGCATGGCCGTCGTCGGCACCAGCAGCACAGACGCTCCCTCGAAGGATGGGTCCGCTGCGGAGTCACAGGACGGCACAGCCGAATCGAAATTGGAGGGTAAGGGCTCAGCGGCCACCGACGCCCTCACAGTCGGCGACACCGGCACGGTGGACGACTGGAAGATCACCGTCACCGGCATCGACACGACCGATACCTACGGGCCGGAATACCTTGAGGAAGAGGCTCAGGGCGAGTTCAAAGTCGTGGGCCTCGAGGTGGAGAACGTTGGAGACGAGGCCACGCTTTTCGACGCGAGCGCGCTGAAGCTGGAAGACGCGGACGGCAAGAAGTACTCGTCCCAAACCACCATCGGCGAGAACGACCTGTTCCTGAAGCAGATCAATCCCGGCAACAAGGCCAGCGGCGAAGCCGTTGTGGACGTACCGAAGGGCACCGAGATCACCCAGGTCGTCATCGAGGATGTCTGGTCCTTTGCCGACCCCATCGTCTTCAAGGTTGAAGAGTAG
- a CDS encoding GNAT family N-acetyltransferase: MIRPARPEDIPTIHRLVRDLAEYEKEPDAAVAAEEDFAHALFGPDAAVFAHIAEHTDADGSVTVAGFALWFRNFSTWTGKHGIYLEDLYVRPEMRGHGYGKALLAELAAICVDRGYTRLEWSVLDWNTPSIDFYKSLGAVPMDEWTVYRLADDSLTALGTR, from the coding sequence GTGATCCGCCCCGCACGCCCCGAAGACATCCCCACCATCCACCGGCTCGTGCGCGACCTCGCCGAGTACGAGAAGGAGCCGGACGCCGCCGTGGCGGCCGAGGAGGACTTCGCCCACGCCCTGTTCGGGCCGGACGCGGCGGTCTTCGCCCACATCGCCGAGCACACCGACGCCGACGGGTCGGTCACCGTCGCCGGATTCGCCCTCTGGTTCCGCAACTTCTCCACGTGGACCGGAAAGCACGGGATCTACCTGGAGGACCTCTATGTCCGCCCGGAGATGCGCGGCCACGGCTACGGCAAGGCGCTCCTGGCCGAGCTCGCCGCCATCTGCGTCGACCGGGGTTACACACGCCTTGAGTGGTCGGTGTTGGACTGGAACACGCCGTCGATCGATTTCTACAAGTCTCTGGGCGCCGTGCCCATGGACGAATGGACGGTCTACCGGCTGGCCGACGACAGTCTCACGGCACTCGGGACCCGCTGA
- a CDS encoding acetolactate synthase, with translation MSTSPFTGRISGHGGRHAVEVARHHGIDTMFTLSGGHVFPLYDGAVQPEATMRLLDVRHEQTAVFGAEGIGKLTRRAGMAVVTAGPGVTNVVSGIATAHFNGSPLVVVGGRAPDGRWGQGLLQELDQPPLLTPITKRAETVHATDGIATAMDEACRLANSAHRGPVFLDMPMDRLYDQAEVDLAGNAPAWDRTPDPEAVAHIARLISDAERPVFVFGSDVWVDGAEKVALEVAEALGIPVITNGQGRGVLPAGHPLLATRARGAAFGGADLVVVVGTPMDFRLGHGLFGGKDGAPLAKVVHITDASEQIATHLTLAGSVSGDLSHVLRGLGDATKPSGTVEAWRTTLSEAAQAAIATDAEALTSDADPIHPARIYGELNRVLDDDAVVIGDGGDFVSYAGKYIEPKQPGNWLDPGPFGCLGTGMGYSIAARLSRPSSQVVTLLGDGAAGFSLMDVDTLVRHKLPVVMVCGNNGIWGLEKAPMQMLYGYDVVADLNPQTRYDQVVQALGGGGELVTKPEEIAPALQRAFDSGVPYLVNIATDPENVYPRKTMGV, from the coding sequence ATGAGCACGTCCCCGTTCACCGGCCGCATCAGCGGGCACGGCGGCAGGCACGCGGTGGAGGTGGCCCGCCACCACGGCATCGACACGATGTTCACGCTGAGCGGCGGGCACGTGTTCCCCCTCTACGACGGGGCGGTCCAGCCCGAAGCGACCATGCGCCTCCTCGACGTACGGCACGAGCAGACGGCCGTGTTCGGCGCCGAGGGCATCGGCAAGCTGACCCGGCGGGCCGGGATGGCGGTGGTGACCGCCGGTCCGGGCGTGACCAACGTCGTCAGCGGCATCGCGACGGCTCACTTCAACGGCTCGCCGCTGGTCGTGGTCGGCGGACGCGCCCCGGACGGCCGCTGGGGGCAGGGCCTGCTGCAGGAACTCGACCAGCCGCCGCTGCTCACCCCGATCACCAAGCGCGCCGAGACCGTGCACGCGACGGACGGCATCGCGACGGCCATGGACGAGGCCTGCCGACTCGCCAACAGCGCCCACCGCGGCCCGGTCTTCCTCGACATGCCCATGGACCGGCTCTACGACCAAGCCGAGGTCGATCTCGCCGGAAACGCGCCTGCCTGGGACCGCACGCCCGACCCGGAGGCCGTGGCGCACATCGCCCGCCTGATCAGCGACGCCGAACGCCCGGTGTTCGTCTTCGGATCCGACGTGTGGGTCGACGGCGCCGAGAAGGTGGCCTTGGAGGTCGCCGAGGCGCTGGGAATCCCGGTCATCACCAACGGCCAGGGACGCGGCGTACTCCCGGCCGGACACCCACTGTTGGCTACGCGCGCACGCGGCGCCGCCTTCGGCGGGGCCGACCTGGTGGTGGTCGTCGGAACCCCGATGGACTTCCGCCTCGGCCACGGCCTGTTCGGCGGCAAGGACGGGGCACCCCTGGCCAAGGTCGTCCACATCACAGACGCCTCCGAGCAGATCGCCACCCACCTGACGCTGGCCGGATCGGTGTCCGGCGACCTGTCACACGTACTCCGCGGCCTCGGCGACGCGACAAAGCCGTCAGGGACCGTGGAGGCCTGGCGAACCACACTGTCCGAGGCAGCCCAAGCGGCGATAGCCACCGACGCCGAGGCCCTGACGAGCGACGCGGACCCGATCCACCCGGCACGCATCTACGGCGAACTGAACAGGGTGCTGGACGACGACGCTGTGGTCATCGGCGACGGCGGAGACTTCGTCTCCTACGCGGGCAAGTACATCGAACCCAAGCAGCCCGGCAACTGGCTCGACCCCGGCCCCTTCGGCTGCCTGGGAACGGGCATGGGCTACTCCATCGCCGCCCGCCTTTCCCGCCCGTCCTCCCAGGTGGTGACACTGCTCGGTGACGGCGCCGCAGGATTCTCCCTGATGGACGTCGACACCCTCGTCCGCCACAAGCTGCCCGTGGTGATGGTCTGCGGCAACAACGGCATCTGGGGACTGGAGAAAGCGCCGATGCAGATGCTCTACGGCTACGACGTCGTCGCGGACCTCAACCCGCAAACCCGCTACGACCAGGTCGTCCAGGCCCTGGGTGGCGGCGGCGAACTCGTCACCAAACCAGAGGAGATCGCTCCGGCCTTACAGCGGGCCTTCGACTCGGGCGTCCCCTACCTGGTCAACATCGCCACCGACCCGGAGAACGTCTACCCCCGCAAGACCATGGGGGTGTAG
- a CDS encoding ABC transporter substrate-binding protein: MTIAGHPAAAGARRSRIYRMGALAAGLALFATACGGGGDDGDAGQETTPKVEVEADAELAAMVPQEYRDAGKLVIGVNAEYPPGEFMEADGKTVTGFNVDLFDAVAGKLDLETDWKPSPFDAVITGVQSGKFDVGMSSVTINDERLEQVNMVSYYTAGTQWFTQKGNPQSVDPDNACGKRVAVQKATIQVQDAKARSEKCVADGKAGITIEQYQEQTHATESVVSGKNDAALADTPVAGYAVKQTGGKLETLGEQYESAPYGAVINKDDTELAEAVAAAYTSLIEDGTYSSILEEWGVEAGAITEPAVNPDVDE; encoded by the coding sequence GTGACCATCGCAGGACACCCGGCCGCAGCGGGCGCCCGCCGCAGCCGCATCTACCGCATGGGAGCACTCGCCGCCGGCCTCGCCCTGTTCGCCACCGCGTGCGGCGGTGGTGGCGACGACGGTGACGCCGGCCAGGAGACCACGCCGAAGGTGGAGGTCGAAGCCGACGCCGAGCTCGCGGCGATGGTGCCCCAGGAGTACAGAGACGCCGGCAAGCTGGTGATCGGCGTCAACGCCGAGTACCCGCCGGGCGAGTTCATGGAGGCCGACGGCAAGACCGTCACCGGCTTCAACGTCGACCTGTTCGACGCGGTCGCCGGAAAGCTCGACCTGGAGACGGACTGGAAGCCCTCCCCGTTCGACGCGGTCATCACCGGCGTGCAGTCCGGCAAGTTCGACGTGGGCATGTCGTCGGTGACCATCAACGACGAGCGCCTCGAACAGGTCAACATGGTCAGCTACTACACGGCCGGGACCCAGTGGTTCACCCAGAAGGGCAACCCGCAGTCGGTGGACCCCGACAACGCCTGTGGCAAGCGCGTCGCCGTGCAGAAGGCCACCATCCAGGTGCAGGACGCCAAGGCGCGCAGCGAGAAGTGCGTGGCCGACGGCAAGGCCGGCATCACCATCGAGCAGTACCAGGAGCAGACGCACGCCACGGAGTCGGTCGTCTCCGGCAAGAACGACGCGGCGCTGGCGGACACGCCGGTGGCCGGATACGCCGTCAAGCAGACCGGCGGAAAGCTGGAGACCCTCGGTGAGCAGTACGAGTCCGCTCCCTACGGCGCGGTGATCAACAAGGACGACACGGAGCTGGCCGAAGCGGTCGCCGCCGCCTACACGTCGCTCATCGAAGACGGCACCTACTCCTCGATCCTCGAAGAGTGGGGCGTGGAAGCGGGCGCGATCACCGAGCCCGCGGTCAACCCCGACGTCGACGAATAG
- a CDS encoding GntR family transcriptional regulator: MTGQRTLEDGPRVPKYYQVKKLLLELIEAMPAGNPVPPERALATQFGTSRTTVRQALTEMVVEGRLLRIQGKGTFVAKPKVAQVLQLTSYTQEMRAHGLHPATRILDVSYINADDQLAELLAIRSGGRVLRIERLRLANGEPMAVETAHLAARRFPGLRRQLDRYASLYEALASAYDVRLAEAEATIETVLATPNEARLLGVDVGLPLVLHSQHSFDAEGNPVEWVRSLYRGDRYKFVTRLRPPREE; encoded by the coding sequence GTGACGGGTCAGCGCACACTCGAAGACGGCCCCCGGGTTCCGAAGTACTACCAAGTCAAGAAGCTACTTCTGGAACTGATCGAAGCCATGCCCGCCGGGAACCCGGTGCCCCCTGAACGCGCGCTCGCGACTCAGTTCGGTACATCACGGACCACGGTGCGACAGGCCCTGACCGAGATGGTCGTGGAGGGCCGGCTCCTGCGGATCCAGGGCAAGGGGACGTTCGTCGCCAAGCCCAAGGTCGCGCAGGTGCTGCAGCTCACCAGCTACACCCAGGAGATGCGCGCGCACGGGCTCCACCCGGCCACCCGCATCCTCGACGTCAGCTACATCAACGCCGACGACCAGCTGGCCGAGCTGCTCGCGATCCGCTCGGGCGGGCGGGTGCTGCGCATCGAGCGCCTGCGGCTGGCCAACGGCGAACCAATGGCCGTGGAGACCGCCCACCTGGCCGCGCGCCGGTTCCCGGGGCTGCGGCGGCAGCTGGACCGCTACGCGTCGCTGTATGAGGCGCTGGCCAGCGCGTACGACGTCCGGCTGGCAGAGGCCGAGGCGACGATCGAGACCGTCCTGGCCACCCCGAACGAGGCCCGGCTGCTCGGCGTCGACGTTGGTCTGCCGCTGGTGCTGCACAGTCAGCACAGCTTCGACGCTGAGGGGAACCCGGTGGAGTGGGTGCGCTCGCTGTACCGGGGCGACCGGTACAAGTTCGTCACCCGCCTGCGCCCGCCACGGGAGGAGTAG
- a CDS encoding ATP-binding protein, whose product MTEETAAPLSGATDVRDAVTVKMPADSAYLSVLRTATAGLAARLDFTLDEIEDLRIGVDEACAMLLSQALPGTDLTTEFELTGDGMRISVSVLTADGRLPERDTFAWTVLSALAGEVDATAGPDDRVSIVLHKRRGQVESA is encoded by the coding sequence GTGACCGAAGAAACCGCCGCGCCGTTGTCGGGCGCCACGGACGTACGGGACGCTGTGACCGTCAAGATGCCGGCCGACAGCGCGTACCTCTCTGTCCTGCGCACGGCGACCGCCGGCCTGGCGGCCCGGCTGGATTTCACCCTCGATGAGATCGAGGACCTGCGCATCGGGGTCGATGAGGCCTGCGCGATGCTGCTCTCCCAGGCACTTCCCGGAACCGACCTGACGACAGAGTTCGAACTCACCGGCGACGGGATGCGCATCTCGGTGTCGGTTTTGACCGCCGACGGCCGCCTGCCCGAACGCGACACGTTCGCCTGGACAGTGCTGTCCGCGCTGGCGGGCGAGGTCGACGCCACCGCTGGTCCGGACGACCGGGTCTCGATCGTCCTGCACAAACGACGCGGCCAGGTGGAGTCGGCGTGA
- a CDS encoding WhiB family transcriptional regulator yields MDWRHHAACRDEDPELFFPIGNSGPALIQIEEAKEVCGRCPVSTSCLQWALDSGQDGGVWGGMSEDERRALKRRRTARPMLRTAL; encoded by the coding sequence ATGGACTGGCGCCACCACGCAGCCTGCCGTGACGAAGACCCCGAGCTGTTCTTTCCGATCGGGAATTCCGGGCCGGCATTGATCCAGATCGAAGAGGCCAAAGAGGTGTGTGGGCGCTGCCCGGTCAGCACCTCGTGCCTGCAGTGGGCACTGGATTCCGGGCAGGACGGAGGTGTGTGGGGCGGCATGAGCGAGGACGAGCGCCGAGCGCTCAAGCGCCGCCGCACCGCGCGTCCGATGCTCCGCACCGCACTCTAG